A genomic window from Plasmodium reichenowi strain SY57 chromosome 6, whole genome shotgun sequence includes:
- a CDS encoding putative exported protein (Plasmodium exported protein, unknown function) yields MSQRTYFNWLLCKYFCVNIIVIIFIILIICSTDEYEKSEVLLRDTYARNLSECKFSSSEESLYVKRSPFGCFYLFYLMISRRLPKIKRINSKCKDNNKDIVSLDELRHVSDISDKKEIEKIFEKSYEMNECNIFTMNEEFFGDLCDDEMCKKYCLYPYDNINSDKYMNQEDREIRKELDALIKYGYSDKMLMYKIWCRVMKNEEEKYYLVKEELHNFYENLPKSKFVPLDISNRLWCSCNDIIFMNGINNEPYIDGIFEIWFNNTETNIREYKIFLDATKLSWRKLKEDILNSCKEIMMDGVDNFMNTYVKLNENLKSEEYIDGENNDIKVENIEQEEEKKKEDEKGVKMENEMKSDYEKVQEDNNKIKNKCRGKTGKKYKGKVKNVDKDDQKLLSQKKKEGLTINERENKKKKKMT; encoded by the exons atgagtcaaagaacatattttaattgGTTGTTGTGTAAATATTTCTGTGTGAATATAAttgtaattatatttataatattaata ATTTGTAGTACTGatgaatatgaaaaatCAGAAGTTCTTTTAAGAGATACTTATGCAAGAAATTTAAGCGAATGTAAATTTTCATCATCTGAAGAAAGCTTATATGTTAAAAGATCGCCATTTGgatgtttttatttattttatcttatGATTTCAAGAAGGTTACCTAAAATAAAGAGGATTAATAGTAAATGTaaggataataataaggataTAGTTTCTTTGGATGAGCTCAGACATGTATCGGATATATCAgataaaaaggaaatagAGAAAATATTTGAGAAATCTTACGAAATGAATGAgtgtaatatatttaccaTGAATGAAGAATTTTTTGGAGATTTATGTGATGATGAGATgtgtaaaaaatattgcCTTTATccatatgataatataaatagtgataaatatatgaatcAAGAAGATCGAGAAATAAGGAAAGAACTCGATGCGCTTATAAAATACGGATATTCTGATAAAATGCTAATGTATAAAATCTGGTGTAGAGTTATGAAAAATGaggaagaaaaatattatttagtAAAAGAAGAActacataatttttatgaaaatttaCCAAAAAGTAAATTTGTACCATTGGATATTTCGAATAGATTATGGTGTAGTTGtaatgatataatttttatgaacGGAATAAATAATGAGCCATATATTGATGGAATATTTGAAATATGGTTCAACAATACTGAAACGAACATTCgagaatataaaatttttttagaTGCAACTAAATTATCATGGAGAAAATTAAAGgaagatatattaaattcaTGTAAAGAAATTATGATGGATGGTGTAGataattttatgaataCATATGTGAAGTTGaatgaaaatttaaaaagtGAGGAATATATTGATGGTGagaataatgatataaaggtagaaaatattgaacaagaagaagaaaaaaaaaaagaagatgaGAAAGGAGTAAAAATGgaaaatgaaatgaaatCAGATTATGAAAAAGTACAAGaggataataataaaataaaaaataagtgTAGGGGGAAAACAGGAAAGAAATATAAGGGAAAGGTAAAAAATGTGGATAAGGATGATCAAAAATTATTAAgtcaaaaaaaaaaagaaggattaacaataaatgaaagggaaaataaaaaaaaaaaaaaaatgactTGA